GTTTGTGAAGAAATTCTAACTAGTACGTTTGGTCTAGCTCTCAGGCACTATGGGAAGAAAAGGCAAGGCCAAGATCACGGTTAACAATGAAGCCGACTCTGACATCGAATTCAGTGACGCTCTGCAAGCTAAGTATAACCCACCTTTTGGACTAGTCGATGAGAGAGATGGGCTGTTGTATCATTGGTTTTCTAGGCAAGAACTTGCCACTCTAATCATTGTTGACCAGAAATATCTAGCATCTATAGGTCTGGAAAAGGATTTCAATAAAATCCTAAAATTCCACGGTTGGCATAGACTGGCCACAAAAAGGACCCTAGTGTATTACGACTTCACTGTAGAATTTCTGACCACCTTGAAAAAGGAGCTGCCTGTGGGGTGTGGTAAGCATTCTTTCAAACTGAACGGTGTACCCTATCGTCTCAGTGACACTACGTTAGCAGCCTTGATGGGAGTCTATAACCATCCAGAggcagtctcgggttttgaggaACCCATGACAAGGATAAAGcttgggaacaattaacagGCTTATCAGAATTTGACTCCCGCACTGCTAGCCCAATCCACCTCTTAGACCCAGTGTTAAACCTTGTacacaagtttgtggctcacaacttgttaggcaaaaatgagagcaataagatctcaaagacagaattgctcatactgtggtgtgtggccaacaATAAACCCGTTAGTAGTATCAAAGCCATCTTCGAAggcttttcaagccaaacaagtaaaAAACGCGGGTCCGTTGGCCTCGAACATTTGGTTACCAACTTCCTTGATAAccaattcaaagatttggaCATTCAGGAAGATGGTTTCCACCCCACCTTGCTTAACTCCACATTTCTGGGAAAATCTACTTTCCATTCAGTTTTGAACAGGAACTCATCTAGAGGAGCAAGCTCAAGTGGGAGGGCAAGAAACCCACCACGACAAAGAGAGGGAGAGCACGacgaacctgaggaagaagaagctgcAGCAGCAGATGACCAAACGGAACACCAAGAATGGAAAACCTCAATTATGAGAATTATTGCTATGCATCTGTTTTCCCTCTGTAGCGTTCACCCGGTGAACATCTCAATTGCTTTTGTTTTCCACCATGTTTATTCGAAGATATTATAATCTCAAACCAAATTAGAATAGCTACCTGTTTTGCCCAAGTAACAGCATCTTCACACGAAGAGAAAACGGTGTCCGTTATAAAACGGGAACTGTAATCAATGACGTCGGGTTGCCAATCTTCTAACGGTtcctaaatatataaaaaatgcataatatgtattaacaatacgcacaaaaatgttaaaaaatggcATTCGGGTGCATAATAGGTAGTAACAATacgcataaaaaataaaaaaaatataaatttagggcTTATTCGGGCAGCCTGCACGTTAAAAATTACACTTCCGAGCTTGTTCGGACCTCGTATAGGCTAAACGGACAAGCTGCCCggttaaaaagcaaaaaacaGGCCACATTAGGCCTAAACGGGCAGCCTGCCCGTTCAACCATAGGTTGGAACGGGTAGGTCACGCTGCCCGTCCCACGGCGAAACGAGGGCAGTGTGCCGCCCGTTCCGCAGGTGGAACGGGCAGCGCACGCTGCTCGTTCAGCTGGTGGAACGAGCGCCGCATGCCGCTCGTTCCGCAGGCCAAATGAGCGGCGCATGCCGCTCGTCCGCaggccgaacgggtagttcatccgtttgGCCTGCGGACGAACGGCATGCGCCGCTCGTTTAGGCCAAATccgttaaaaaaaattcaaaatttaaaaaacgaaattttaatttaaatttatatcgtaGGATCACCTCGTTTtcgaaatcatggtcttcgggaatgctcggatccattttcgtccaattcgagtttttaggcttgggagagaggaaaaaaaatttgtttttgaaaaaaaataatgagaatggcataaatgtcaaaagggtgcggtgggtgaaaaaaaaattgcgttatatagcaatacccttatttttttatgaaataaatacaaaattaaatatttgaaaAGAGATAATATCTACATTTGCTCGTAAAATTTTACCTTTAAGGTTCTCAGGTAAAATCAAATTTATCCTTATCTAATGGAAAGTTTAAAAAAACGAATttgacttttatttattttatcatatcAAGCAAGTTTGTCGATAGATTAAAGCAATTTTGTACATTTTGACATGTTTTGtaattgtattaaaaaaaatttagacattTAGACATTCTATTGTGATAAACTTATGTGTGTTATTGTTGGCATTTTAGTAAATACTGTATAATTGTATtagtaacataataaatatttgaGACTTTTGATGTTTGTAAGATCCACCAAACAAAATGTAAATCattttgttcaaattttttttgttaaggtCAAAATGTTTTTGGTTATAAAAATTAGGAGTAAATTTGTACTAAAAACTATGGAAGAAAAATTGGACTTTATCCCctttaaaaataaatcaaataatttattagtctctgtGC
The window above is part of the Euphorbia lathyris chromosome 3, ddEupLath1.1, whole genome shotgun sequence genome. Proteins encoded here:
- the LOC136222896 gene encoding uncharacterized protein isoform X2, which translates into the protein MLKISPSLLRIGSLGNFFPKNSNWTKMDPSIPEDHDFENEEPLEDWQPDVIDYSSRFITDTVFSSCEDAVTWAKQRENRCIAIILIIEVFHSWCSVWSSAAAASSSSGTMGRKGKAKVVVENEAESEVEFDESL
- the LOC136222896 gene encoding uncharacterized protein isoform X3 — protein: MLKISPSLLRIGSLGNFFEPLEDWQPDVIDYSSRFITDTVFSSCEDAVTWAKQRENRCIAIILIIEVFHSWCSVWSSAAAASSSSGTMGRKGKAKVVVENEAESEVEFDESL